The following proteins come from a genomic window of Rutidosis leptorrhynchoides isolate AG116_Rl617_1_P2 chromosome 10, CSIRO_AGI_Rlap_v1, whole genome shotgun sequence:
- the LOC139870688 gene encoding MLP-like protein 43, with protein MALKGKLIGYVEISSDIEEFHGLWIHKGHHLASILPHTIHACELLSGQRGVAGSVVQWEYTQEGKRKFVKQIIESVDNMNHTSVYKCVGGELAEVYKSFTISFHNEVKDGKQLVAWIFDFERENTSVPYPTSVMDYVCDLFQQLDAHLSCK; from the exons ATGGCTCTAAAAGGAAAACTGATTGGGTACGTCGAAATTAGTTCAGATATAGAAGAGTTTCATGGTCTCTGGATTCACAAAGGACATCACCTAGCTTCCATCCTCCCACATACGATTCATGCATGTGAACTCCTTAGCGGTCAAAGAGGTGTTGCTGGATCCGTCGTTCAGTGGGAGTACACTCAAG AGGGAAAAAGGAAATTTGTTAAGCAGATAATTGAATCAGTCGATAACATGAACCACACGAGCGTGTACAAGTGTGTTGGAGGAGAACTAGCGGAGGTATACAAGTCCTTCACAATATCATTTCACAATGAAGTAAAAGATGGTAAACAGCTAGTCGCGTGGATCTTTGATTTCGAGAGGGAAAACACGAGTGTGCCATATCCAACTTCTGTCATGGACTATGTATGCGATCTTTTTCAACAGTTGGATGCTCATTTGAGCTGCAAATAA